From Brassica oleracea var. oleracea cultivar TO1000 chromosome C3, BOL, whole genome shotgun sequence, a single genomic window includes:
- the LOC106335312 gene encoding putative receptor-like protein kinase At3g47110 isoform X1, producing MGFTFKVMRLILVSAFLVIVPFEDLDMLCAQTIRLTEETDKQALLEFKAHVSETNRVVLDSWNDSLPLCMWTGVKCGSKHRRVTGVDLGGLKLTGIVSPFIGNLSFLRSLNLADNFFRGAIPFEVGNLFRLQYLNMSNNFLGGALPVVLSNCSSLSSLDLSSNHFEQGVPAEFGSLSKLVLLSLGRNNLTGKFPASLGNLTSLQMLDIIYNQMDGEIPGSIARLKQMVFFRIALNKFTGVFPLPIYNMSSLVFLSITGNSFSGSLRPDFGSLLPNLQILYMGINNFTGSIPESLSNISNLQQLDIPSNHLNGKIPLSFGRLRNLLRLGLNNNSLGSYSSGDLDFLGAMANCTRLQYLNVGMNKLGGQLPMSIANLSTQLTELSLGINFISGSIPHGIANLVRLQALDMGENLLTGKLPPSFGELSELRKVLLYSNQLSGEIPSSLGNITWLTYLYLINNTFEGSIPSSLGRCSYLLDLNLGTNKLNGSIPHELMELPSLIILNVSFNSLVGPLREDVGNLKFLLGLDVSYNKLSGQIPSSLGNCLSLEYLWLQGNSFVGSIPDMRRLTGLRFLDLSKNNLSGTIPEYLANFSKLQNLNLSMNNFEGAVPTEGIFGNTSAMSIAGNINLCGGIPSLLLEPCSVELPRKHSSSVKKIIAICVSSGIASLLLLSLSVFYICRYKQRTKNVRGNNNENDRSLSPVKSVYEKISYDELYKITGGFSSSNLIGSGNFGAVYKGFLGSKNKIVAIKVLNLSKRGAAKSFMAECEALGGVRHRNLVKLVTVCSSVDSEGNGFRALVYEFMANGNLDMWLHPEESDGPSRRTLTLLERLNIAIDVASALVYLHTYCHSPIAHCDLKPSNILLDEDLTAHVSDFGLARLLLKFDRESFHTKFSSAAVRGTIGYAAPEYGMGGHPSIVGDVYSFGILLLEMFTGKRPTNELFVDGLTLHGFTKSAILQERRAVDITDQSILCGADDPVLGVEMVECLSQLVYQVGVRCSEESPVDRISMAEALRKLISVRDTFIVAVRPFR from the exons ATGGGTTTTACATTTAAGGTCATGAGGCTGATTCTTGTTTCTGCTTTCCTTGTCATTGTGCCATTCGAAGATTTAGATATGCTCTGTGCTCAAACAATCAGATTGACGGAGGAGACTGATAAACAAGCATTGCTAGAGTTCAAGGCACATGTTTCAGAAACAAATAGAGTCGTGTTAGACTCGTGGAACGACTCCCTGCCTCTATGTATGTGGACTGGAGTCAAGTGCGGCTCCAAACACAGAAGAGTAACCGGTGTTGACCTGGGAGGACTGAAGCTAACAGGTATAGTCTCTCCTTTTATCGGTAACCTCTCATTTCTAAGATCACTGAATCTTGCAGACAACTTTTTCCGTGGTGCCATCCCTTTTGAGGTTGGAAACTTGTTCAGGCTTCAATATTTAAACATGAGCAATAATTTTCTTGGAGGGGCTCTCCCTGTTGTTCTTTCTAACTGTTCTAGCCTCTCGTCCCTTGATCTATCATCAAATCATTTTGAACAAGGCGTGCCTGCAGAGTTCGGTTCCCTGTCTAAGCTTGTCCTTCTGTCTCTTGGTAGAAACAATCTAACAGGGAAGTTCCCTGCCTCATTGGGAAACCTGACATCACTCCAGATGCTCGACATCATATATAACCAAATGGATGGAGAGATCCCAGGTAGCATAGCCAGACTGAAACAGATGGTGTTCTTCCGAATAGCATTGAACAAGTTTACAGGTGTGTTCCCTCTTCCAATTTACAACATGTCCTCTCTAGTATTCCTGTCTATCACCGGCAACAGTTTCTCCGGCTCCCTTAGACCTGACTTTGGTTCTCTTCTTCCTAACCTTCAAATACTATACATGGGGATAAATAATTTCACCGGTTCTATTCCGGAGTCACTTTCCAATATTTCAAATCTTCAACAGCTTGACATTCCATCTAACCATCTCAACGGAAAGATACCATTGAGTTTTGGGAGACTTCGGAATTTATTAAGGCTAGGCCTTAATAACAACTCTCTGGGAAGCTACTCTTCTGGTGATCTTGATTTTCTTGGTGCAATGGCTAACTGCACTCGGTTGCAGTACTTGAATGTTGGTATGAACAAACTGGGCGGGCAGCTGCCTATGTCCATCGCCAATCTCTCCACCCAGTTAACCGAGCTCTCCCTTGGCATTAATTTCATATCTGGAAGTATTCCTCATGGCATTGCGAATCTCGTACGCCTGCAAGCGTTAGACATGGGAGAAAATCTGCTGACAGGCAAACTTCCTCCCTCGTTCGGAGAACTTTCTGAATTGAGAAAAGTCTTGCTCTATTCAAATCAACTGTCTGGAGAGATACCATCTTCCTTGGGCAATATCACTTGGCTAACGTACCTCTATCTGATAAACAACACTTTTGAAGGAAGCATCCCTTCAAGTCTTGGACGCTGCAGCTACCTTCTAGACCTGAACCTGGGGACTAATAAGTTGAATGGCAGCATACCCCATGAGCTTATGGAACTACCGTCTCTCATCATCTTAAATGTCTCTTTTAACTCTTTGGTTGGCCCTTTGAGAGAAGACGTTGGAAACCTTAAGTTTCTGCTTGGTCTAGACGTTTCGTACAACAAACTGTCAGGACAGATTCCAAGCTCCTTGGGGAATTGTCTCTCACTAGAATATCTTTGGCTGCAAGGTAATTCATTTGTTGGTTCCATTCCAGATATGAGAAGGTTGACTGGCCTCAGGTTCCTAGATCTGTCTAAGAACAATCTCTCTGGCACGATACCTGAATATTTGGCAAACTTTTCGAAGCTACAGAATCTGAATCTCTCTATGAACAACTTCGAAGGAGCTGTGCCAACAGAAGGAATATTTGGTAATACCAGTGCAATGTCGATCGCTGGCAACATAAACCTCTGTGGAGGCATCCCATCATTACTGCTTGAGCCGTGCTCTGTAGAATTACCAAGAAAGCATTCGTCGTCAGTCAAAAAGATAATCGCCATTTGTGTCAGTTCAGGTATAGCATCTCTTTTGCTGTTGTCTCTGTCTGTGTTTTATATATGCCGGTACAAACAGAGGACGAAGAACGTCAGGGGTAACAACAATGAGAATGATCGGTCTCTTTCCCCTGTGAAGTCGGTCTATGAAAAGATAAGTTACGATGAGCTTTACAAGATAACCGGTGGCTTCTCTTCCAGCAATTTGATTGGGTCAGGTAACTTTGGGGCAGTGTATAAAGGATTTCTTGGGTCCAAGAACAAGATCGTTGCCATAAAAGTTTTGAATCTCAGCAAACGTGGAGCTGCAAAGAGCTTCATGGCAGAATGTGAAGCATTAGGAGGTGTGAGGCATCGCAACCTTGTGAAGTTGGTTACTGTCTGTTCGAGTGTGGATTCTGAAGGAAATGGTTTCAGAGCTTTAGTTTATGAGTTCATGGCTAATGGAAACTTGGACATGTGGCTGCACCCGGAAGAATCTGACGGTCCATCGAGAAGAACCCTGACCCTTTTGGAAAGACTCAACATTGCTATAGATGTTGCTTCGGCTCTGGTTTATCTTCATACTTACTGTCACTCTCCAATAGCCCACTGTGATCTTAAGCCAAGCAATATTCTTCTAGATGAAGATTTAACTGCTCATGTAAGTGACTTTGGTTTGGCTCGTCTCCTCCTGAAATTCGATCGTGAATCGTTTCATACGAAGTTCAGCTCGGCGGCTGTTCGTGGGACCATCGGATATGCTGCACCAG AATATGGAATGGGAGGTCATCCTTCGATAGTGGGAGATGTGTACAGCTTTGGGATCCTCCTGTTGGAAATGTTCACTGGAAAAAGGCCCACCAATGAGTTATTCGTGGACGGTTTAACTCTCCATGGCTTTACCAAATCAGCAATATTGCAGGAACGAAGAGCAGTAGATATCACAGACCAATCTATTCTCTGTGGGGCAGATGATCCGGTTCTTGGAGTCGAAATGGTGGAATGCTTGTCCCAGCTTGTGTATCAGGTGGGAGTCAGGTGTTCAGAAGAATCACCGGTGGACCGGATATCGATGGCTGAGGCCTTAAGAAAGCTGATCTCTGTCAGAGACACGTTTATTGTAGCGGTAAGACCCTTTAGGTGA
- the LOC106335312 gene encoding putative receptor-like protein kinase At3g47110 isoform X2 codes for MGFTFKVMRLILVSAFLVIVPFEDLDMLCAQTIRLTEETDKQALLEFKAHVSETNRVVLDSWNDSLPLCMWTGVKCGSKHRRVTGVDLGGLKLTDNFFRGAIPFEVGNLFRLQYLNMSNNFLGGALPVVLSNCSSLSSLDLSSNHFEQGVPAEFGSLSKLVLLSLGRNNLTGKFPASLGNLTSLQMLDIIYNQMDGEIPGSIARLKQMVFFRIALNKFTGVFPLPIYNMSSLVFLSITGNSFSGSLRPDFGSLLPNLQILYMGINNFTGSIPESLSNISNLQQLDIPSNHLNGKIPLSFGRLRNLLRLGLNNNSLGSYSSGDLDFLGAMANCTRLQYLNVGMNKLGGQLPMSIANLSTQLTELSLGINFISGSIPHGIANLVRLQALDMGENLLTGKLPPSFGELSELRKVLLYSNQLSGEIPSSLGNITWLTYLYLINNTFEGSIPSSLGRCSYLLDLNLGTNKLNGSIPHELMELPSLIILNVSFNSLVGPLREDVGNLKFLLGLDVSYNKLSGQIPSSLGNCLSLEYLWLQGNSFVGSIPDMRRLTGLRFLDLSKNNLSGTIPEYLANFSKLQNLNLSMNNFEGAVPTEGIFGNTSAMSIAGNINLCGGIPSLLLEPCSVELPRKHSSSVKKIIAICVSSGIASLLLLSLSVFYICRYKQRTKNVRGNNNENDRSLSPVKSVYEKISYDELYKITGGFSSSNLIGSGNFGAVYKGFLGSKNKIVAIKVLNLSKRGAAKSFMAECEALGGVRHRNLVKLVTVCSSVDSEGNGFRALVYEFMANGNLDMWLHPEESDGPSRRTLTLLERLNIAIDVASALVYLHTYCHSPIAHCDLKPSNILLDEDLTAHVSDFGLARLLLKFDRESFHTKFSSAAVRGTIGYAAPEYGMGGHPSIVGDVYSFGILLLEMFTGKRPTNELFVDGLTLHGFTKSAILQERRAVDITDQSILCGADDPVLGVEMVECLSQLVYQVGVRCSEESPVDRISMAEALRKLISVRDTFIVAVRPFR; via the exons ATGGGTTTTACATTTAAGGTCATGAGGCTGATTCTTGTTTCTGCTTTCCTTGTCATTGTGCCATTCGAAGATTTAGATATGCTCTGTGCTCAAACAATCAGATTGACGGAGGAGACTGATAAACAAGCATTGCTAGAGTTCAAGGCACATGTTTCAGAAACAAATAGAGTCGTGTTAGACTCGTGGAACGACTCCCTGCCTCTATGTATGTGGACTGGAGTCAAGTGCGGCTCCAAACACAGAAGAGTAACCGGTGTTGACCTGGGAGGACTGAAGCTAACAG ACAACTTTTTCCGTGGTGCCATCCCTTTTGAGGTTGGAAACTTGTTCAGGCTTCAATATTTAAACATGAGCAATAATTTTCTTGGAGGGGCTCTCCCTGTTGTTCTTTCTAACTGTTCTAGCCTCTCGTCCCTTGATCTATCATCAAATCATTTTGAACAAGGCGTGCCTGCAGAGTTCGGTTCCCTGTCTAAGCTTGTCCTTCTGTCTCTTGGTAGAAACAATCTAACAGGGAAGTTCCCTGCCTCATTGGGAAACCTGACATCACTCCAGATGCTCGACATCATATATAACCAAATGGATGGAGAGATCCCAGGTAGCATAGCCAGACTGAAACAGATGGTGTTCTTCCGAATAGCATTGAACAAGTTTACAGGTGTGTTCCCTCTTCCAATTTACAACATGTCCTCTCTAGTATTCCTGTCTATCACCGGCAACAGTTTCTCCGGCTCCCTTAGACCTGACTTTGGTTCTCTTCTTCCTAACCTTCAAATACTATACATGGGGATAAATAATTTCACCGGTTCTATTCCGGAGTCACTTTCCAATATTTCAAATCTTCAACAGCTTGACATTCCATCTAACCATCTCAACGGAAAGATACCATTGAGTTTTGGGAGACTTCGGAATTTATTAAGGCTAGGCCTTAATAACAACTCTCTGGGAAGCTACTCTTCTGGTGATCTTGATTTTCTTGGTGCAATGGCTAACTGCACTCGGTTGCAGTACTTGAATGTTGGTATGAACAAACTGGGCGGGCAGCTGCCTATGTCCATCGCCAATCTCTCCACCCAGTTAACCGAGCTCTCCCTTGGCATTAATTTCATATCTGGAAGTATTCCTCATGGCATTGCGAATCTCGTACGCCTGCAAGCGTTAGACATGGGAGAAAATCTGCTGACAGGCAAACTTCCTCCCTCGTTCGGAGAACTTTCTGAATTGAGAAAAGTCTTGCTCTATTCAAATCAACTGTCTGGAGAGATACCATCTTCCTTGGGCAATATCACTTGGCTAACGTACCTCTATCTGATAAACAACACTTTTGAAGGAAGCATCCCTTCAAGTCTTGGACGCTGCAGCTACCTTCTAGACCTGAACCTGGGGACTAATAAGTTGAATGGCAGCATACCCCATGAGCTTATGGAACTACCGTCTCTCATCATCTTAAATGTCTCTTTTAACTCTTTGGTTGGCCCTTTGAGAGAAGACGTTGGAAACCTTAAGTTTCTGCTTGGTCTAGACGTTTCGTACAACAAACTGTCAGGACAGATTCCAAGCTCCTTGGGGAATTGTCTCTCACTAGAATATCTTTGGCTGCAAGGTAATTCATTTGTTGGTTCCATTCCAGATATGAGAAGGTTGACTGGCCTCAGGTTCCTAGATCTGTCTAAGAACAATCTCTCTGGCACGATACCTGAATATTTGGCAAACTTTTCGAAGCTACAGAATCTGAATCTCTCTATGAACAACTTCGAAGGAGCTGTGCCAACAGAAGGAATATTTGGTAATACCAGTGCAATGTCGATCGCTGGCAACATAAACCTCTGTGGAGGCATCCCATCATTACTGCTTGAGCCGTGCTCTGTAGAATTACCAAGAAAGCATTCGTCGTCAGTCAAAAAGATAATCGCCATTTGTGTCAGTTCAGGTATAGCATCTCTTTTGCTGTTGTCTCTGTCTGTGTTTTATATATGCCGGTACAAACAGAGGACGAAGAACGTCAGGGGTAACAACAATGAGAATGATCGGTCTCTTTCCCCTGTGAAGTCGGTCTATGAAAAGATAAGTTACGATGAGCTTTACAAGATAACCGGTGGCTTCTCTTCCAGCAATTTGATTGGGTCAGGTAACTTTGGGGCAGTGTATAAAGGATTTCTTGGGTCCAAGAACAAGATCGTTGCCATAAAAGTTTTGAATCTCAGCAAACGTGGAGCTGCAAAGAGCTTCATGGCAGAATGTGAAGCATTAGGAGGTGTGAGGCATCGCAACCTTGTGAAGTTGGTTACTGTCTGTTCGAGTGTGGATTCTGAAGGAAATGGTTTCAGAGCTTTAGTTTATGAGTTCATGGCTAATGGAAACTTGGACATGTGGCTGCACCCGGAAGAATCTGACGGTCCATCGAGAAGAACCCTGACCCTTTTGGAAAGACTCAACATTGCTATAGATGTTGCTTCGGCTCTGGTTTATCTTCATACTTACTGTCACTCTCCAATAGCCCACTGTGATCTTAAGCCAAGCAATATTCTTCTAGATGAAGATTTAACTGCTCATGTAAGTGACTTTGGTTTGGCTCGTCTCCTCCTGAAATTCGATCGTGAATCGTTTCATACGAAGTTCAGCTCGGCGGCTGTTCGTGGGACCATCGGATATGCTGCACCAG AATATGGAATGGGAGGTCATCCTTCGATAGTGGGAGATGTGTACAGCTTTGGGATCCTCCTGTTGGAAATGTTCACTGGAAAAAGGCCCACCAATGAGTTATTCGTGGACGGTTTAACTCTCCATGGCTTTACCAAATCAGCAATATTGCAGGAACGAAGAGCAGTAGATATCACAGACCAATCTATTCTCTGTGGGGCAGATGATCCGGTTCTTGGAGTCGAAATGGTGGAATGCTTGTCCCAGCTTGTGTATCAGGTGGGAGTCAGGTGTTCAGAAGAATCACCGGTGGACCGGATATCGATGGCTGAGGCCTTAAGAAAGCTGATCTCTGTCAGAGACACGTTTATTGTAGCGGTAAGACCCTTTAGGTGA
- the LOC106335313 gene encoding zinc finger CCCH domain-containing protein 42 isoform X1: MNPLTQIKWTQAINAKESDLGISEEASWHSKYKNSAYIYAGGLAFDLTEGDLLAVFAQYGEVVDVNLIRDKGTGKSKGFAFLAYEDQRSTILAVDNLNGAQVLGRTIKVDHCSKYTKREEEDEETRQQNREARGVCRAFQRGDCTRGDSCKFSHDEKRAANTGWGHEEDRSAKWDHDKFNGPKKGGGHRGDFKPDADGKNYRGKGHGERDRVEREPRSRDSYDRREQKRSGRLDDSQYTRHDAENDYAREDKRSRTHGMEKSKERSRRDYNDREGEGSSRQSDSSSRKDSDYSSRDARRR, encoded by the exons ATGAATCCATTGACGCAGATAAAGTGGACACAGGCTATAAACGCCAAGGAATCAGATCTAGGGATCTCTGAGGAGGCCTCGTGGCACTCCAAGTACAAAAACTCCGCCTATATCTACGCCGGCGGATTAGCCTTCGACCTCACCGAGGGTGATCTCCTCGCCGTCTTCGCACA ATATGGTGAAGTCGTTGATGTCAATCTTATCAGAGACAAGGGCACTGGAAAATCAAAGGGTTTTGCTTTTCTTGCTTATGAAGATCAAAGAAGTACCATTCTCGCTGTTG ATAATCTGAATGGAGCTCAGGTCTTGGGGAGGACCATCAAGGTGGACCATTGTAGCAAATACACTAAGCGAGAGGAGGAAGACGAAGAGACGCGACAGCAGAACAGAGAGGCACGTGGTGTGTGCAGAGCTTTTCAGAGAGGAGACTGTACTCGTGGTGATTCTTGCAAGTTTTCCCACGACGAGAAA AGAGCTGCAAATACTGGTTGGGGTCATGAAGAGGATAGAAGCGCCAAGTGGGATCATGACAAGTTTAATGGTCCCAAGAAGGGTGGTGGCCATCGAGGAGACTTCAAACCTGATGCGGATGGGAAGAATTACAGAGGAAAGGGTCATGGAGAAAGAGATAGAGTGGAAAGGGAGCCAAGGTCTAGAGATTCTTATGATAGGAGGGAACAAAAGAGATCAGGACGTCTTGATGATTCGCAATATACAAGACACGATGCTGAAAATGATTATGCAAGGGAGGACAAGAGATCCAGAACACATGGTATGGAGAAATCGAAGGAAAGATCTAGAAGGGATTATAACGACAGGGAAGGAGAAGGTTCAAGTCGGCAATCGGACTCATCATCGAGGAAAGATAGTGATTATTCAAGCAGGGATGCTCGCCGTCGCTAA
- the LOC106335313 gene encoding zinc finger CCCH domain-containing protein 42 isoform X2, producing the protein MNPLTQIKWTQAINAKESDLGISEEASWHSKYKNSAYIYAGGLAFDLTEGDLLAVFAQYGEVVDVNLIRDKGTGKSKGFAFLAYEDQRNNLNGAQVLGRTIKVDHCSKYTKREEEDEETRQQNREARGVCRAFQRGDCTRGDSCKFSHDEKRAANTGWGHEEDRSAKWDHDKFNGPKKGGGHRGDFKPDADGKNYRGKGHGERDRVEREPRSRDSYDRREQKRSGRLDDSQYTRHDAENDYAREDKRSRTHGMEKSKERSRRDYNDREGEGSSRQSDSSSRKDSDYSSRDARRR; encoded by the exons ATGAATCCATTGACGCAGATAAAGTGGACACAGGCTATAAACGCCAAGGAATCAGATCTAGGGATCTCTGAGGAGGCCTCGTGGCACTCCAAGTACAAAAACTCCGCCTATATCTACGCCGGCGGATTAGCCTTCGACCTCACCGAGGGTGATCTCCTCGCCGTCTTCGCACA ATATGGTGAAGTCGTTGATGTCAATCTTATCAGAGACAAGGGCACTGGAAAATCAAAGGGTTTTGCTTTTCTTGCTTATGAAGATCAAAGAA ATAATCTGAATGGAGCTCAGGTCTTGGGGAGGACCATCAAGGTGGACCATTGTAGCAAATACACTAAGCGAGAGGAGGAAGACGAAGAGACGCGACAGCAGAACAGAGAGGCACGTGGTGTGTGCAGAGCTTTTCAGAGAGGAGACTGTACTCGTGGTGATTCTTGCAAGTTTTCCCACGACGAGAAA AGAGCTGCAAATACTGGTTGGGGTCATGAAGAGGATAGAAGCGCCAAGTGGGATCATGACAAGTTTAATGGTCCCAAGAAGGGTGGTGGCCATCGAGGAGACTTCAAACCTGATGCGGATGGGAAGAATTACAGAGGAAAGGGTCATGGAGAAAGAGATAGAGTGGAAAGGGAGCCAAGGTCTAGAGATTCTTATGATAGGAGGGAACAAAAGAGATCAGGACGTCTTGATGATTCGCAATATACAAGACACGATGCTGAAAATGATTATGCAAGGGAGGACAAGAGATCCAGAACACATGGTATGGAGAAATCGAAGGAAAGATCTAGAAGGGATTATAACGACAGGGAAGGAGAAGGTTCAAGTCGGCAATCGGACTCATCATCGAGGAAAGATAGTGATTATTCAAGCAGGGATGCTCGCCGTCGCTAA